A genome region from Brassica oleracea var. oleracea cultivar TO1000 chromosome C2, BOL, whole genome shotgun sequence includes the following:
- the LOC106325329 gene encoding probable RNA-binding protein 18 isoform X1: MDTIGFVDEKSESRLYVGNLDLRINEAALIKMFSPYGKIISEDFLWHTRGPKKGEPRGYAFIQYSSKGEAELAKEKMHGRLACGRPLVVRLASDKLLEDSSHDHPKRLLPEANRTRSASGSSSGQMSRDEKVAAIKNKLKALEDDEKQRDPKKLKR; this comes from the exons ATG GACACCATTGGGTTTGTAGATGAAAAGAGCGAGAGCAGATTATATGTTGGAAACTTGGATCTTAGAATAAACGA GGCTGCGTTGATAAAGATGTTTTCTCCATATGGGAAGATCATATCAGAAGACTTCCTCTGGCACACACGCGGGCCAAAGAAAGGAGAGCCACGCGGCTATGCTTTCATTCAATACAGCTCTAAAGGG GAAGCTGAATTGGCTAAGGAGAAGATGCATGGGAGATTAGCTTGTGGTAGGCCCTTGGTAGTTCGTTTAGCTAGTGACAAGCTTCTAGAAGATTCCTCTCATGATCATCCCAAAAGGTTATTACCCGAAGCAAACAGAACGAGGTCTGCAAGTGGAAGCAGCTCAGGACAAATGAGCCGAGATGAAAAAGTAGCTGCCATTAAGAACAAACTCAAAGCGTTGGAGGACGATGAGAAACAACGAGATCCCAAGAAACTGAAGAGATAA
- the LOC106325329 gene encoding uncharacterized protein LOC106325329 isoform X2 yields MHGRLACGRPLVVRLASDKLLEDSSHDHPKRLLPEANRTRSASGSSSGQMSRDEKVAAIKNKLKALEDDEKQRDPKKLKR; encoded by the coding sequence ATGCATGGGAGATTAGCTTGTGGTAGGCCCTTGGTAGTTCGTTTAGCTAGTGACAAGCTTCTAGAAGATTCCTCTCATGATCATCCCAAAAGGTTATTACCCGAAGCAAACAGAACGAGGTCTGCAAGTGGAAGCAGCTCAGGACAAATGAGCCGAGATGAAAAAGTAGCTGCCATTAAGAACAAACTCAAAGCGTTGGAGGACGATGAGAAACAACGAGATCCCAAGAAACTGAAGAGATAA
- the LOC106326608 gene encoding protein RALF-like 18 has product MMNLVKFLVIVMTISMALCPALVQCRQIKCDWLSGNCIKGGTEDITKMISYIGVSHRILQGTRYINYDALKHNVPAKQHGQKDRPDNSYRRGCTLATECHRLTN; this is encoded by the coding sequence ATGATGAATCTTGTGAAGTTCTTGGTTATTGTCATGACCATCTCAATGGCTTTATGTCCAGCATTAGTCCAATGTCGACAGATAAAATGTGACTGGTTGAGTGGGAATTGCATCAAAGGTGGAACAGAAGACATCACGAAGATGATATCATATATAGGTGTGAGCCACAGGATTCTCCAAGGGACACGGTATATAAACTACGATGCACTGAAGCACAATGTACCAGCTAAACAACATGGTCAAAAGGATCGGCCGGATAACTCATACCGGCGAGGTTGTACTCTCGCTACAGAATGTCATCGGCTTACGAATTAA